In one Neobacillus sp. WH10 genomic region, the following are encoded:
- a CDS encoding glucoamylase family protein: protein MILNNDQLKAKAHEIALTHELYTTKQRNTRYWPTFRSDMASLHEFAERLGNNKVECKQPAEDWLLDHINFLETQAQAVLRELPRATLNQLPKLRSTGMPRIYGLCKDYLEHVDGRFDIHSFESYLSSYQEVSVLKDAECWALPSALRVIIIHRLAVAMREIRHRHEVCHSITSLLEQIGTKNLSDTKIRILVERETRKKPLSPAEIVHFVQHLSEWEPNIRIVHDWLRAHVENSESSLEQMVSLEHQLQAELQVTCGNLVQSLHFLERLPWRLTFTRISHIEQILRSDSNSEYELLDLASCDILRGRVAKIARKLNVPETLVAQTAVRLAKAQQKDTDLVEVLPRKACLAYYLLDAHGISAMRKELCKVARPRVLPHLVVRRQSSFVYFSSIILLFVALMALAGGWIAFGSFVRPISWLAIFAALVLPVSEWVITIIHEIICKYCRSTPLIRFDYSEKLPDDARTMVVMPIIWSSIEEVDDVVNRLLVHYLANRQQNIHFGILADFFDASSESMPIDEEIITHAVKRIGALRKQYGNDKFFLFHRSRLYDSVDNIYKGWERKRGKLVEFVELLSGSDQTSFTTIHGQTDILKNIRYVLTADYDTFLPIGVVSRLTGTIHLPYNRPRFNKDGTRVVEGYGVLQPSISVSFESTQNSRFASLWAGEPGIDPYAFAVSNAYQDLLGHGIFVGKGIFDVEAFRKTLVSRIPDHHILSHDLLEGGFLRAGLTSDIEVVESHPNTFLAYQQRAHRWIRGDWQLINWLGSKCKDRFGENKRIALGGLTRWQIVDNLRRSLLAPSLLIVAILGLNTLPGQTWVWETIVVLTIFLPFLRSLVVAILGRSLNHTIGVSFMQSAVQFITLPFTAVLSLDAIFRTLYRMSISRRNLLEWVTAAETDRRSSKGRVFLFEPAGYFVIFLFAVVAWLSGGVFDQAIGILAFVFWLLARPFIQQLNQPEKGESLKWLHDARPELKELASKIWSFYARYVTEEESWLPPDNVQYHPKEVIAHRTSPTNIGLYLACVVAARDFNFIDTATMIKRIDSSLKTITRMEKWNGHLLNWYDTCSAEPLHPKYVSTVDSGNFVGYLMVVRQGLLEWGHREVHFQTNIEKITEEIDQLIEQTNFKLLYNDDERLFCLGYHVDTNLKDTTLYDLLASEARQASFVAISLGQIPASHWFSLGRTMTVSGKCKTLLSWSGTMFEYLMPSLIMRTYRNTLWDSTYRGVVHRQRMYTDNYQVPFGISESGYYAFDYQLNYQYRAFGVPGLGLDRGLEMNLVVAPYATILALPFAGQYGIEALHKFESFQANGEFGYYEAVDFTTARMPKGKRYQVVQSYMAHHQGMSMLTLTNLLADEIMVKRFHSDPRVCSAELLLQERIPGKVALIEEPIGHHAKFTAIDGHFDQAERSFTKPTVLPEVNVLSNTRITTVNSNDGNGMLTWNGLAITRWKEDPVINTSGTILYLHDVTSKETRSTTRFPCHAGKDTKTTFRLDKTIYEQEYHDISSKLELTVSSDVDAEVRRLQLVNNSDEERILEVTSFLELALASPSADNAHPAFNKLFIETSHDAKNECLLAKRRSREEDEPETWAIHTVFVDGSEAGEYEFETDRAKFIGRGYSLQSPKSMLSLLHGAVGSVADPAFVMRRRIQLAPRESATVYIVTGVAETREKALYINHQLCEPKQVDRTFHLAWVRSQINLRHLHLTPKQASDSYQLAGRLLYTSPLTQVRQDAIANNSLGQSSLWSHGISGDVPIVMVKVNNLADLAFVVLLARQHQYLCTLGLEIDLVVLDETVGGYQDQLMNRLRDYLAARGIWEMKRIIGLKASQLEENERNLLMAVARVILRAGGPSLRAQLQIYEGEIRTIQERTIPIRKAQQKKQTVSISSEVEFFNGWGGFIDDGQAYQVYVQDGNFLPRPWSNILSNPNFGCLLTEFGTGYSWWRNSRECKLTPWRNDPVLDQPGECLYIRDLDVNQIWSATPKPAGNGFTYKVTHGKGFTRFEQLAGDIVHTMETIVPLKDTLKLIRLRLRNTSQTAKRVAITYYAEWVLGVLREAEAPYIVTEWNQENKALFARNTYQEKFRDAVGFMNISMPDSNNKQMEHRISWTGDRAEFIGHGGTLECPLALLEEKLSNRIGTFSNTCGALQAMVELPAEEEISITILLGCASSKDEALSLIGKYGLPSAYEETLANVISHWKHFLGQVQIKTPNREMDIMMNGWLLYQTLACRLWARTAFYQAGGAFGFRDQLQDSLALLHVDPSITRKQILINAAHQYQEGDVQHWWHEETHKGIRTRFSDDLLWLPYTVSRYVEQTNDYDILTESVPFLVSEVLKEGELERYEDTVVSDEIGTLLQHCLRAIHRSLNFGEHGIPLMGIGDWNDGMSRIGAKGRGESVWLGWFLLDILKRFTRLRNDILPHDVVLDFEQVAHELEQNLNHHAWDGAWFRRAFSDAGTWMGSNQNKECRIDAIAQSWSVISQGASGDRQSRAMFSFDRELVDRDLNLARLLTKPFDVTKPSPGYIQGYPPGIRENGGQYTHGVIWGIVAWAMLERRDKAFELFSMLNPITHTKTFRDVQIYENEPYAMSADVYTAKPYQGRGGWSWYTGASGWMYQAGLEYVLGLKLQGDQLTIQPCVPPEWKSFTIDYRYGKTTYSLEVDSTQGHGVPVKWVVDGKDVGKQSFLQLVDDGQEHNVVVHLGLSRSSTVG, encoded by the coding sequence ATGATTTTAAACAATGATCAATTAAAAGCTAAGGCCCACGAGATAGCCTTAACTCATGAATTATATACAACTAAACAGCGGAATACACGATATTGGCCAACTTTTCGATCGGATATGGCCAGCCTTCACGAATTCGCCGAGAGGTTAGGAAACAACAAAGTAGAGTGTAAACAGCCTGCGGAAGATTGGCTGCTTGACCACATAAATTTTTTAGAGACACAAGCACAAGCTGTTCTTCGTGAACTACCACGTGCAACGCTTAATCAGCTGCCCAAATTGCGCTCTACGGGCATGCCACGAATATATGGCCTGTGTAAAGATTACCTCGAGCATGTGGATGGACGCTTTGACATACATTCATTCGAAAGTTACCTTTCCTCTTATCAGGAAGTTTCTGTCCTCAAGGATGCTGAATGTTGGGCGTTACCGAGTGCATTAAGAGTTATTATTATTCATCGTTTAGCTGTAGCGATGCGTGAGATTCGACATCGACATGAGGTGTGTCATTCCATTACCTCTCTATTAGAGCAGATTGGAACAAAGAATTTGTCCGACACTAAGATACGCATTTTAGTAGAGCGGGAAACACGAAAAAAACCACTAAGTCCAGCCGAGATTGTTCATTTTGTCCAGCACTTGAGTGAATGGGAACCAAATATTCGGATTGTTCATGACTGGCTTCGGGCCCATGTAGAGAATAGTGAATCAAGTCTTGAACAGATGGTCTCGTTGGAGCATCAGCTTCAGGCTGAACTACAAGTGACATGCGGCAACTTAGTACAAAGTTTGCACTTTTTAGAGCGCTTGCCATGGAGATTGACGTTCACAAGAATTTCCCATATTGAGCAAATTCTGCGGTCTGATTCAAATAGTGAATATGAGCTACTAGATTTAGCTAGCTGTGACATCCTTCGTGGACGGGTTGCCAAGATTGCACGGAAATTGAATGTACCAGAAACTTTAGTTGCTCAAACGGCAGTACGACTTGCCAAGGCGCAACAAAAAGACACTGACCTAGTAGAGGTACTACCTAGAAAGGCCTGCCTTGCCTATTATTTGCTCGATGCACATGGAATCTCTGCAATGCGCAAGGAGCTCTGTAAGGTAGCTCGCCCACGAGTACTGCCACACCTTGTTGTTCGACGGCAATCATCGTTCGTATATTTTTCAAGCATTATTTTACTCTTTGTTGCTTTGATGGCGCTAGCCGGGGGATGGATAGCGTTCGGTTCGTTTGTACGACCAATTTCTTGGCTTGCTATTTTTGCAGCCCTTGTATTGCCTGTAAGTGAATGGGTTATCACTATTATTCATGAGATCATTTGTAAATACTGCCGCTCTACCCCGCTTATAAGATTTGATTATTCCGAAAAGCTGCCTGATGATGCTCGAACTATGGTTGTTATGCCGATTATTTGGTCGAGCATTGAAGAAGTGGATGACGTAGTCAATAGACTTTTAGTTCACTATCTTGCAAACCGACAGCAGAATATTCATTTTGGCATATTGGCAGATTTTTTTGATGCTTCAAGCGAGTCCATGCCAATTGATGAAGAGATTATTACTCATGCGGTTAAACGGATTGGTGCTTTAAGAAAGCAGTACGGGAATGATAAATTTTTCCTTTTTCATAGATCTCGTCTCTATGATTCAGTTGACAATATCTATAAAGGATGGGAGCGAAAGCGCGGCAAATTAGTTGAATTCGTTGAACTACTTTCAGGAAGTGACCAAACTAGTTTTACAACGATACATGGGCAAACAGATATTCTAAAGAATATTCGTTATGTTTTAACAGCTGATTACGATACATTTCTTCCTATCGGCGTGGTTAGCCGCTTAACGGGTACGATTCATCTCCCTTACAACCGCCCACGTTTTAATAAGGATGGAACTCGTGTCGTCGAAGGGTATGGTGTACTTCAGCCAAGTATAAGCGTAAGTTTTGAGTCAACCCAAAATTCACGTTTCGCTTCATTATGGGCAGGTGAACCTGGGATCGATCCATATGCTTTTGCAGTTTCGAATGCCTATCAGGATCTGTTGGGACATGGCATCTTTGTCGGTAAAGGGATTTTTGATGTGGAGGCGTTTCGAAAGACATTGGTAAGCCGCATACCTGATCATCATATCCTGAGCCACGATTTACTTGAGGGGGGATTTCTGCGCGCTGGGCTGACGTCTGATATTGAAGTGGTCGAGTCGCACCCGAACACATTTTTGGCTTACCAACAACGGGCTCATCGATGGATTCGTGGGGATTGGCAACTTATCAACTGGCTAGGTTCAAAATGCAAAGACCGTTTTGGTGAGAATAAACGAATTGCTTTGGGAGGTCTTACCCGCTGGCAAATCGTTGATAATTTACGCCGGAGCCTACTTGCACCATCCTTGTTAATTGTCGCTATTCTTGGTTTGAATACACTTCCTGGTCAAACTTGGGTATGGGAAACAATCGTGGTATTAACGATTTTCCTCCCGTTTTTGCGCTCTCTTGTCGTAGCAATACTTGGCAGAAGTCTTAATCACACCATTGGTGTAAGTTTCATGCAAAGTGCGGTACAGTTTATAACGCTACCCTTTACTGCTGTTCTTTCTTTGGACGCCATTTTCCGTACACTTTACCGTATGAGTATTAGTCGAAGGAACTTACTTGAGTGGGTAACAGCTGCAGAGACGGATAGACGATCAAGTAAAGGACGAGTGTTTTTATTTGAGCCAGCAGGATACTTTGTCATTTTCTTATTTGCTGTTGTAGCTTGGCTTTCTGGCGGAGTTTTTGATCAAGCTATAGGTATTTTGGCATTTGTTTTTTGGCTACTTGCTCGGCCTTTTATTCAGCAATTGAACCAACCGGAAAAAGGAGAATCTCTTAAATGGCTGCATGATGCTCGTCCAGAACTCAAGGAGTTAGCATCAAAAATCTGGTCATTTTATGCGCGCTATGTCACGGAGGAAGAATCATGGCTGCCACCCGACAATGTCCAGTACCATCCAAAGGAAGTCATCGCCCATCGCACATCACCGACCAATATTGGACTATATTTAGCATGTGTCGTTGCTGCACGTGATTTTAATTTTATCGACACAGCTACAATGATCAAACGAATAGATTCGTCATTGAAAACAATAACAAGAATGGAAAAATGGAATGGGCATTTACTGAACTGGTACGATACATGTTCAGCTGAGCCCCTCCACCCTAAATATGTTTCCACGGTTGATTCCGGGAATTTTGTTGGGTATCTAATGGTAGTAAGGCAAGGTTTACTTGAATGGGGTCATCGTGAAGTCCATTTTCAAACAAACATTGAGAAAATAACGGAGGAAATTGACCAGCTAATTGAACAAACCAATTTCAAATTGCTCTATAACGATGATGAGCGCTTGTTCTGTCTGGGTTACCATGTAGATACAAACCTAAAAGACACTACTCTTTATGATTTGCTGGCTTCAGAAGCTAGACAAGCAAGTTTTGTTGCAATTTCTTTAGGACAAATTCCAGCTTCTCATTGGTTTTCTCTTGGCCGGACAATGACTGTTTCAGGAAAATGTAAAACGTTGTTATCTTGGTCTGGCACCATGTTTGAGTATTTGATGCCGAGTCTGATTATGCGGACATACCGAAACACCCTCTGGGACTCTACTTATAGGGGTGTCGTTCATCGCCAACGTATGTACACCGACAATTATCAAGTACCCTTTGGGATTTCAGAAAGTGGCTATTATGCCTTTGACTACCAATTGAATTATCAGTATCGGGCATTTGGTGTTCCTGGACTTGGACTTGATCGAGGTTTGGAAATGAACTTAGTTGTTGCACCCTATGCTACAATCTTGGCACTTCCCTTCGCAGGTCAATATGGAATCGAAGCGTTGCATAAGTTTGAAAGTTTTCAGGCTAATGGTGAGTTCGGATATTATGAGGCCGTTGATTTTACTACTGCAAGAATGCCAAAGGGTAAGCGGTATCAAGTTGTGCAAAGCTACATGGCCCACCATCAAGGCATGAGTATGTTAACTCTTACCAATTTATTAGCGGATGAAATTATGGTAAAAAGATTTCATTCCGATCCACGTGTATGTTCAGCAGAATTACTATTACAAGAGCGCATTCCTGGAAAAGTTGCGTTAATTGAAGAGCCGATTGGCCACCATGCAAAGTTTACTGCAATTGATGGTCATTTTGATCAAGCGGAACGATCCTTCACTAAACCAACCGTTTTACCGGAAGTTAACGTGTTGTCAAACACTCGTATAACAACTGTAAACTCGAACGATGGAAACGGGATGCTTACATGGAACGGACTTGCAATCACTAGATGGAAAGAAGATCCAGTCATTAATACTTCTGGTACTATTCTTTACCTTCATGACGTCACTTCAAAAGAAACGAGGAGCACGACAAGATTTCCTTGTCATGCAGGAAAAGACACGAAAACGACGTTTCGTCTTGATAAAACCATCTATGAGCAGGAATATCATGATATTTCATCTAAACTTGAATTAACCGTTTCATCAGATGTGGACGCAGAGGTTCGTCGCCTTCAACTAGTCAACAACAGTGACGAGGAACGAATATTGGAAGTGACTTCATTCCTTGAGTTAGCACTTGCAAGCCCATCTGCAGATAATGCACATCCAGCATTTAACAAATTGTTTATAGAAACCAGCCATGATGCAAAAAACGAATGTCTGTTAGCAAAAAGACGCTCCCGAGAAGAAGATGAGCCGGAAACCTGGGCAATTCATACTGTCTTTGTAGATGGATCTGAGGCAGGAGAATATGAATTCGAGACAGATCGTGCTAAATTTATCGGCCGCGGTTATTCACTTCAATCGCCAAAATCGATGTTGTCACTACTTCATGGGGCTGTTGGCTCTGTAGCTGATCCTGCATTTGTTATGCGACGCCGTATTCAATTGGCACCACGGGAATCAGCAACAGTTTATATTGTGACAGGTGTTGCAGAAACCCGCGAGAAAGCATTATACATTAATCATCAATTATGTGAACCGAAGCAAGTAGATCGCACTTTTCATTTAGCTTGGGTACGTTCGCAAATTAATCTTAGGCATCTCCACCTGACTCCGAAGCAGGCGTCTGATTCATATCAATTGGCTGGGCGGCTTCTTTATACTTCACCTCTCACTCAAGTACGTCAGGATGCAATTGCAAACAATTCTTTAGGGCAGTCTTCCCTATGGTCCCATGGAATTAGTGGAGACGTGCCAATTGTGATGGTTAAAGTTAACAATTTAGCCGATTTGGCGTTTGTAGTATTGTTAGCACGTCAACATCAATATTTATGTACGCTTGGATTAGAAATCGATCTCGTCGTACTTGATGAGACCGTCGGTGGCTATCAGGACCAACTTATGAATCGTTTACGAGATTATTTAGCAGCAAGAGGAATATGGGAGATGAAGCGAATTATAGGCCTGAAGGCTTCTCAACTTGAAGAAAATGAACGAAATCTCCTAATGGCTGTGGCACGTGTTATCCTGCGTGCTGGGGGGCCAAGCCTGCGTGCCCAATTACAAATTTATGAAGGTGAAATAAGGACTATACAGGAACGAACTATTCCAATCCGAAAAGCACAGCAGAAAAAGCAAACTGTTAGTATTTCATCAGAAGTTGAATTTTTCAATGGATGGGGCGGTTTCATTGACGATGGTCAGGCATACCAGGTTTATGTACAGGATGGTAATTTCCTTCCGAGACCATGGAGTAATATCCTCTCAAATCCAAACTTCGGTTGTTTACTGACTGAATTTGGTACTGGATATAGTTGGTGGCGCAATTCACGTGAATGTAAACTCACGCCATGGAGAAATGATCCTGTGCTTGATCAACCTGGGGAATGTCTTTATATACGAGACCTCGATGTGAATCAAATCTGGTCAGCTACCCCAAAACCAGCTGGTAACGGGTTCACATACAAAGTCACTCATGGTAAAGGATTTACTAGGTTTGAACAACTAGCTGGAGATATAGTTCATACAATGGAGACTATAGTTCCATTGAAGGATACCCTGAAACTGATCCGGCTCCGACTGCGAAACACTAGTCAAACTGCTAAACGTGTTGCCATTACCTATTATGCCGAGTGGGTTCTCGGAGTTTTGCGTGAAGCCGAGGCACCCTACATCGTGACTGAATGGAATCAGGAAAATAAGGCACTATTTGCTCGAAACACATACCAAGAGAAATTTCGTGATGCAGTCGGTTTTATGAACATTTCAATGCCCGATAGTAATAATAAACAAATGGAACATCGGATTTCTTGGACAGGTGACCGGGCTGAATTTATTGGCCATGGTGGTACATTGGAATGTCCTTTAGCCCTTTTGGAAGAAAAACTTTCAAACCGTATAGGTACATTTTCAAATACATGCGGAGCACTTCAGGCAATGGTTGAACTACCCGCAGAGGAAGAAATATCGATTACCATTTTGCTTGGCTGTGCATCCTCTAAAGACGAAGCACTTTCGCTTATAGGAAAGTATGGTCTCCCTTCTGCCTATGAGGAAACACTTGCAAACGTGATAAGTCATTGGAAGCACTTCCTTGGACAGGTGCAGATTAAAACACCGAATCGAGAAATGGATATCATGATGAACGGCTGGCTCTTATATCAAACACTGGCATGTCGTTTGTGGGCACGTACCGCGTTTTATCAAGCTGGTGGTGCGTTTGGATTCCGTGATCAATTGCAAGACTCATTGGCTTTATTACATGTAGACCCTTCTATTACAAGGAAGCAAATACTTATAAATGCTGCCCATCAATATCAAGAAGGCGATGTCCAACACTGGTGGCACGAAGAAACGCATAAAGGAATACGTACACGATTTTCAGATGATTTATTATGGCTTCCCTACACAGTATCACGCTATGTAGAACAGACAAATGATTACGACATTCTAACAGAGAGTGTACCGTTTCTGGTCAGCGAAGTTTTGAAAGAGGGAGAATTGGAGCGGTATGAAGATACTGTTGTATCTGATGAGATCGGAACACTTCTTCAACATTGCCTACGAGCCATTCACCGTTCTTTAAACTTTGGTGAACACGGCATACCGCTAATGGGGATTGGGGACTGGAATGACGGTATGAGTAGGATTGGTGCTAAGGGGCGTGGCGAGAGTGTGTGGCTAGGCTGGTTCCTTCTGGATATTCTGAAGCGTTTTACAAGACTCCGGAACGATATACTTCCTCACGATGTCGTCCTAGATTTTGAACAGGTTGCACACGAATTGGAGCAGAACCTAAACCATCATGCCTGGGATGGCGCTTGGTTTCGCCGAGCTTTTTCAGATGCTGGGACATGGATGGGATCGAATCAGAACAAGGAATGTCGAATCGATGCCATCGCCCAGTCATGGTCTGTCATCTCACAAGGAGCGTCTGGTGACCGACAATCGCGGGCAATGTTTTCGTTTGACCGTGAACTTGTTGATCGCGATTTGAACCTTGCACGGCTGTTAACAAAACCATTTGATGTAACAAAACCTAGCCCAGGGTATATTCAAGGTTATCCACCTGGAATCCGTGAAAATGGCGGACAGTATACACATGGTGTTATATGGGGAATTGTCGCATGGGCAATGTTAGAGCGACGTGATAAGG